GCTTTCCGCGTCCAGGAGGCGGATATGGTTCGCCCTACGGCTACGGACTCTACTAACACTCTCCGATAAATACTGTGAAAAATCTCCGAGTCCAGATAGTCAATAATAtcttagttttatttcaatCTTGAAATGTACTTCCTAACACAATAAACAACTTTTAGATTATATTTTCAtgagtttttaatatttgcatataatatttaatgctTTCGATCGTGTAAATCTGAGTACAAGGTTCTTCACTGAATGTGGGACTGCTTGGAGTTTTCTTTCGGTGCATTAAGAACTAGTAAGTAAGTTAAAGGCTCCTAGATTCGGGAAAATGATAATTGATGATTTGCGCATATGAGATTGAGTTATGGGCTTCTGATTTCCCTATCGTGTAATCCCCAGGCTGATAACCCCGGGCCCCGACGCTCTCACCTTGGTGATTTCCAGTCGAACGGGTTGGGATCGTggttgcatttaattgcagcGCATTCCACCCAGTCAACTCATAGTTCTGTCGATCGTCGGAAGTTCGAGACGTGAGTGTCAGTCGAGATCTGCGAGATGTTGCCGCTCCAATTCGTTTTGCTGGGCTGTCTGTTCATCGCTCAGGGGGTAACTATTCATCGGTTTGTTCCACAATTTAGGCTTCAATGAGTTCTATATTTTCAGATATGCCACACTCTGCCGGATCCCAAGGTAAGTTTGCTAGCAAACAATTTAGATAGTATCTTCTTTGCAATATTCCATAATCCACAGCTAAGGGTGCCTCGTGAAACTATCAACATTCCCACGCATCTCTTCAAGCCAGTGAGTCCGAAATCGAGCAACAAACCTATTTCTAATAGATCATCCTTAAATGGCGGAAACAGCTCTGCCCTGGCCGAAGCAAATAACGATGTCGAGTTTCTAGAGGTGAGTCTCATCCAATACACTTaatataaatggaaataaatatatatttattatccTTGAAGAGATCTAGCGGTGAAGTGGAGGAGGTGACCGACACCTACGAAGAGGAGGACGTTCCACTCCGACCTATCCCCTTCCAACCTCGACCGTTTTATCCTCAGATCCCTCCCCGATCCAACGGTTTCCCCATTCGTGTAAGTGTTTTTATAAGTAGTTACACATAGTATTACAATCCGATTGACGATTGAACTATTTCAGCAACCCAACTATGACAATGCATTCCAAACCGATTACAATGTGGGTCCCAGAGGCAGCGGCTTCGACAACAGACCTTTTCCCAGTTCCCCGGATTTCCGTGGCAGAGGCATTCGACCAATTCCTGACTCCCCATTCCGCAATCAAAACTTAGGAACCTTTGTATCTCGACCGGTAATCTTGTGCAATCGTTTTCCTAACTAAAAAACTAATACACCTTCTCCAGGTACCTATGCCATCCAGTGGTTCCATTATCCCCCTTATCGCCGGTGGTTCCAGTATTCCGACTGGTAGAAGTGGTCCCCTTGGTTCCGGGGGCTCTTCTAACAACTTTTACCGGAGCGAATCCTATAGCTACACATCGGATGGAAGAGGACCTCCCCAAATCGAGCGGGATGTGTTCGACTCGCGGGATGGATTTGGATCATCTTATCGCAACTTTTAACACCTTTCCTAAGAGAAGCTGATGAATGAAAGTTCCGAGTTCTCAAAAACAACTAGTTAAGGCTGCTAGAGATTATACTGACTTGTCTGTGTGTAATGTAAAGATTCTTGGCATTACAAATAATCAGTTATTTTACTTTCCGCACGGTTTATTTATCAGACTAAATAACAATTGTATTGAATAGAAAGTCAGTAAAACTTTCAAAGCTATTGAAACCTGACAGCTTACAAATCTAAAAAAGGTATATTAAGGTATTCAATACCTTTGTAAAATGAATTCCACATTTCTTACGTCATACCTGCACTAAGTAGTAAACACTTACTAGCGTATTTATTATATGCTCATTGATTGTTAAATCAGCTGCAATATGTAATCAAATTTTAGCTTCCGGCGAGCGTGCTAATACAAAACATGAACTCTGGACTACTGGTTTTGATATTTGCAAGGCAGTTTCTGGAAATAATATATACGTTCGGACTATGTATCTGTAGTTATTTGGTTTAAACTTAAATGTACTTGAAACATGATATGTttattcaaatgaaatcaGAGTTGGTTAACTTGTCCAGCTTCTCATAGACATCCTTTTCGTTCTTAAAGTCATTAAACTGCTTGACCATCGCCGCGTTCCTGGCCAACCGACTGTCGGACCATGTGCTCATGTATTTCTCCACCTTCTGCTCTACGATTTTCAGAGTAGTTTCCAAGTTTCTTTCCAGGATCTGCTCCAGGTCCTCAACTCCGTGCTGTATGAATAGCTGAACGACAACCTCGTCAGCTTCCGATTCGAATTCTTTGCTGCCTGCAATCGAAATGATGCTTTCCAGTTCCTCAAGAGCATCCTCCAGTCTGTTCAGCTCGAATGAATCATCGAAGTCCAGGGTGTCCAAGGCCGCGACGAAGTCCTTAAGCTCCCTGAGAATGTGTCCCTTGGAGTTTGGTGGTAAAATGAGTTCGGCCTCGTCGATGACCAATTGAAAGACATGTCGTAGCTGTTCCATGGCGTCTGTTACCATTTGAAAGAGTTCATTGGACACTTCGAATTGTAACTGCCATTTGTTAATGAGAGGCGCTGCAAGCTGAAAGTTAAAGGTTTCTGTTGATTCCAAAAGGATATAAGCAAATCTAAGGATCTTACCGAAAGCTGGAGGGCAGCTACAGCGACTAGAAAAGTCCAAGTTAGTCTGCTGGCCATGATTTGAAACTGTATCTAGTCTCTATCGAACTGATTCCTTTTATATTCCCTCTCTTAAATTCAcaatttttatacaaaatgGGAGAACGCCTCCTCTGTAATGAATACCCACTGATCGTGAGACAACGTATAGACTGTAATCAGACTTCAGAAATCGGTGAGCGTGATAAGAACGAGTGCTGCCCCTTCGTATATTAATTAGTGGGTAGTGGAAACCATGCATTTTGTTATTACAAAGTCGTATATAGTTCCAAGTCACGATAATATCTTTATTGCTTTAAAGTATCAGTTCTCGATATCTACACATGTTGATCAGACAGTCGGAAATTTTCCGGAAGTTAAACGGCATTTTTCAGGAATAAAGTCCTCGTATAAATAGATTCCGAATATTGTTCTTTGAAGTacatttctcattttattacaaacactttctaattctatgatattgtttaaatatttagctaTT
The sequence above is a segment of the Drosophila melanogaster chromosome 2L genome. Coding sequences within it:
- the OS9 gene encoding Olfactory-specific 9, which translates into the protein MASRLTWTFLVAVAALQLSLAAPLINKWQLQFEVSNELFQMVTDAMEQLRHVFQLVIDEAELILPPNSKGHILRELKDFVAALDTLDFDDSFELNRLEDALEELESIISIAGSKEFESEADEVVVQLFIQHGVEDLEQILERNLETTLKIVEQKVEKYMSTWSDSRLARNAAMVKQFNDFKNEKDVYEKLDKLTNSDFI
- the CG10680 gene encoding uncharacterized protein, isoform B, which produces MLPLQFVLLGCLFIAQGICHTLPDPKLRVPRETINIPTHLFKPVSPKSSNKPISNRSSLNGGNSSALAEANNDVEFLERSSGEVEEVTDTYEEEDVPLRPIPFQPRPFYPQIPPRSNGFPIRQPNYDNAFQTDYNVGPRGSGFDNRPFPSSPDFRGRGIRPIPDSPFRNQNLGTFVSRPVPMPSSGSIIPLIAGGSSIPTGRSGPLGSGGSSNNFYRSESYSYTSDGRGPPQIERDVFDSRDGFGSSYRNF